From the Patescibacteria group bacterium genome, one window contains:
- the prfA gene encoding peptide chain release factor 1, translated as MNLEELKQEYQNLLKELQNPELISDYQRFQELSKKKAKLEKILDKAKETEDLRTQLTENQELLGAEDQPELLTLAEAETKTLQERFRGAEKELEELLAKGQEDLPEALIMEFRAGTGGEEAALFAADLLSMYQKYAAKKRWKTTLLEEDRTNIGGIKNAALEVKGEDAFLNLQYEGGVHRVQRIPETEKAGRIHTSTATVALIPKAKKTQFQINPQDLKIEFTGSSGPGGQNVNKRQTAVRLTHVPSGFMVFSQASRSQQKNKEAALSLLESKLLQQKEEKEEKEAAGQRKAQIGWAKRVEKIRTYNYPQDRITDHRIEQSWHGIEKIMAGDIDPVIESLANYQKSH; from the coding sequence ATGAACCTGGAGGAGTTAAAGCAAGAATACCAGAACCTCTTAAAAGAGCTTCAGAACCCGGAGTTAATTTCTGATTACCAGCGTTTCCAAGAACTCTCCAAGAAGAAAGCAAAGCTTGAGAAAATCTTAGACAAGGCAAAAGAAACAGAAGACCTAAGGACCCAGCTCACAGAGAATCAAGAACTGTTGGGTGCTGAAGACCAACCAGAGTTGCTCACTTTAGCAGAAGCTGAAACGAAAACACTTCAAGAAAGGTTTAGAGGTGCAGAAAAGGAGCTGGAAGAACTTTTGGCAAAAGGCCAAGAAGATCTGCCAGAAGCTCTTATCATGGAGTTTCGCGCGGGAACGGGTGGTGAAGAAGCAGCCCTGTTTGCTGCAGATCTTCTCAGCATGTACCAAAAGTATGCAGCAAAGAAGAGATGGAAAACTACTCTGTTGGAAGAAGACCGCACCAACATTGGGGGCATAAAGAACGCAGCATTGGAGGTAAAGGGGGAAGATGCATTCTTGAACCTGCAATATGAGGGAGGGGTACACCGGGTTCAAAGAATCCCGGAAACAGAAAAGGCGGGGCGCATTCACACCTCCACTGCGACCGTAGCTCTCATTCCCAAAGCAAAGAAAACCCAGTTTCAGATTAATCCCCAAGACTTAAAAATAGAGTTTACCGGTTCTTCCGGACCTGGCGGCCAAAACGTGAACAAAAGGCAAACCGCAGTACGGCTCACCCATGTTCCCTCGGGCTTCATGGTGTTCTCACAAGCATCCCGCTCCCAGCAAAAAAACAAGGAAGCGGCATTATCCTTGCTGGAATCAAAACTCTTGCAACAAAAGGAAGAAAAGGAAGAAAAGGAAGCTGCAGGTCAAAGAAAAGCCCAGATTGGCTGGGCAAAAAGAGTAGAAAAGATTAGAACGTATAACTATCCGCAGGATCGAATTACTGATCATCGCATTGAGCAAAGTTGGCATGGAATAGAAAAAATCATGGCGGGGGATATTGACCCTGTTATAGAATCCCTCGCCAACTACCAAAAATCCCATTGA
- the rpmE gene encoding 50S ribosomal protein L31 codes for MKKDIHPQYFPKAKVTCACGNTFTLGATQELIEIEVCSACHPFYTGKEKIMDKVGQVQKFRARLLKKK; via the coding sequence ATGAAAAAAGATATTCACCCACAATACTTCCCAAAGGCAAAGGTGACGTGCGCTTGCGGCAATACCTTTACCCTCGGGGCAACGCAAGAACTCATTGAGATTGAGGTATGTTCTGCCTGCCATCCATTCTACACTGGCAAAGAGAAAATCATGGACAAGGTTGGTCAGGTCCAGAAGTTCCGCGCCAGACTCTTAAAGAAGAAATGA
- the rpsB gene encoding 30S ribosomal protein S2 — MAVVTKPTEQKLDPITQEMMAAGLHFGHKTSKTHPKMRPFITGVRNTVHIIDLEKTKEKLKEVTEYVKKLKEEGKILLLVGTKVQQRSLIQETAKACGLPFVTQRWIGGTFTNFGIISKRIERLKELEEQQASGEWDEKYTKKEQLDLKEEIRTLETRFGGIKELTKVPDAIFICDLKENVSAVREAKKKSIPIIAISDTDTNPEEADYFVPANNDAVSSLKYILDKIQEAWIK; from the coding sequence ATGGCAGTTGTTACGAAACCAACAGAACAAAAACTTGATCCTATCACGCAAGAGATGATGGCGGCTGGTTTGCATTTTGGGCACAAAACGTCAAAGACACATCCCAAGATGCGCCCTTTCATTACCGGAGTGCGAAACACCGTGCATATCATTGACTTGGAAAAGACCAAAGAAAAGCTCAAAGAAGTTACAGAGTATGTAAAGAAGTTAAAAGAGGAAGGGAAAATACTCTTGTTGGTGGGAACCAAGGTGCAGCAGCGTTCTTTGATTCAAGAGACAGCAAAGGCCTGTGGTCTGCCCTTTGTCACACAGCGATGGATTGGTGGGACCTTTACCAACTTTGGCATTATTTCAAAACGGATTGAACGGTTAAAGGAGTTGGAGGAGCAGCAGGCCTCAGGGGAGTGGGATGAGAAATATACCAAGAAGGAACAGCTGGATCTCAAAGAGGAAATCCGCACCTTAGAGACACGCTTTGGGGGTATAAAAGAACTTACCAAGGTTCCTGATGCCATATTTATTTGTGATTTAAAAGAGAATGTCTCGGCAGTGCGGGAAGCAAAGAAGAAGAGTATTCCCATCATTGCCATTTCAGATACCGATACAAACCCAGAAGAGGCAGATTACTTTGTTCCCGCAAACAACGACGCGGTTAGCTCGCTTAAATATATTCTTGATAAGATTCAGGAAGCATGGATAAAATAG
- the tsf gene encoding translation elongation factor Ts, with protein sequence MAGIDDIKELRSDTSMSVTDVKNALEEAKGDMTRAKELLRSRGAEIAQKKQEREAGEGIVETYLHATGKTGVILDLRSETDFVAKSPDFKALAHELVLQIAAMDPESVEELLAQDYVKDPSKKVQNLLEEYIAKLGENIVVKRFSRYQI encoded by the coding sequence ATGGCAGGAATTGACGATATAAAAGAGTTGAGGTCAGATACGAGCATGTCGGTAACAGACGTGAAAAATGCTTTGGAAGAGGCAAAAGGAGATATGACAAGGGCAAAAGAGCTTCTGCGTTCTCGCGGAGCTGAAATTGCACAAAAGAAGCAAGAAAGGGAAGCTGGCGAGGGAATCGTTGAAACATATCTTCATGCCACAGGAAAGACGGGGGTTATCTTAGACCTACGCTCTGAAACCGACTTTGTTGCAAAATCTCCGGACTTCAAAGCATTGGCCCATGAACTGGTGCTGCAGATAGCTGCCATGGATCCAGAATCCGTAGAGGAGCTTTTAGCGCAAGACTATGTGAAAGATCCTTCAAAGAAGGTGCAGAATCTTTTGGAAGAATATATTGCGAAACTCGGAGAAAACATTGTTGTAAAGCGATTTTCGCGTTACCAGATATGA
- a CDS encoding MscL family protein, with protein MQSFINFIREQGVMGLAIGFILGGAVSKVVASFVEDIINPILGIILGAAGALDAAVLKVGPVEILWGSFAATIIDFVIIALVIFYGFKFLKLEKLDKKKGS; from the coding sequence ATGCAAAGTTTCATTAACTTTATCAGAGAGCAAGGTGTAATGGGTCTGGCGATTGGTTTTATTTTAGGAGGTGCGGTATCAAAAGTTGTTGCGTCGTTCGTAGAAGACATCATTAATCCTATACTCGGGATTATATTGGGAGCCGCAGGAGCGCTTGATGCTGCAGTACTTAAAGTTGGTCCTGTTGAGATTTTGTGGGGAAGTTTTGCGGCCACGATAATTGACTTTGTAATTATAGCTCTTGTTATTTTTTACGGTTTTAAATTCTTAAAACTGGAAAAATTGGACAAGAAGAAAGGTAGCTAG
- a CDS encoding DUF378 domain-containing protein, which translates to MVQKGTISLAVGILLVVGGLNWGLVGLFNLDVVATVFGGTAALGSKVVYVLVGLAALYKLAKMVGVVK; encoded by the coding sequence ATGGTGCAAAAAGGTACAATAAGTTTAGCTGTCGGCATCCTCTTGGTTGTTGGTGGTTTAAACTGGGGATTGGTTGGACTTTTCAACCTGGATGTTGTTGCCACCGTCTTTGGAGGAACCGCAGCATTGGGATCTAAAGTGGTCTATGTGCTTGTGGGTCTCGCAGCTTTGTATAAGCTGGCCAAGATGGTGGGAGTAGTGAAGTAA
- the sodN gene encoding superoxide dismutase, Ni — protein MLYSFFTLLSRIIPAREVFAHCDIPCGIYTPQPAQTAARTVVKMVEKLQEISPTDIHGISRLTAVKEEHAQIAKEQLLILWTDYFAEEHLKAFPDLHETFWKATKLCSKVKQEVNMQAAQDLQKAVDEIAEMFQEAERAKKQ, from the coding sequence ATGCTGTACTCATTTTTTACTCTTTTAAGCCGCATTATTCCTGCAAGGGAGGTGTTTGCGCATTGCGACATTCCTTGTGGTATATACACACCACAGCCAGCTCAAACTGCGGCTAGAACCGTGGTAAAGATGGTAGAAAAGCTTCAGGAAATAAGTCCTACTGACATTCACGGGATTTCACGACTTACTGCGGTGAAAGAAGAACATGCCCAGATTGCAAAGGAGCAGCTCCTTATTTTGTGGACTGATTACTTTGCAGAGGAGCATCTCAAAGCATTTCCCGATCTCCATGAAACCTTTTGGAAGGCAACAAAGCTTTGCAGTAAGGTAAAACAGGAGGTGAATATGCAGGCGGCGCAGGACTTGCAAAAGGCGGTAGATGAGATAGCAGAGATGTTCCAAGAGGCAGAGAGGGCAAAGAAGCAATGA
- the sodX gene encoding nickel-type superoxide dismutase maturation protease codes for MISYFKVREQSMEPWAREGDFVVVDRMSYLFLKPKIGHVVVARHPKKPSILLLKRIVREQKDRYWIEGDCTSKSTDSRHFGWLKRDFLVGKVIHKTSSLACSIMAQCINRHIKVVPFVRART; via the coding sequence ATGATTTCCTACTTCAAAGTGAGAGAACAAAGCATGGAACCCTGGGCTAGGGAAGGAGACTTTGTGGTAGTAGATAGGATGTCCTATCTTTTTTTAAAACCCAAGATAGGACATGTTGTAGTAGCAAGGCACCCCAAAAAACCTAGCATACTGCTCTTAAAACGTATTGTTAGAGAACAGAAGGATAGGTACTGGATAGAGGGAGATTGCACCTCAAAAAGCACAGATAGTAGGCATTTTGGGTGGCTCAAAAGAGATTTTTTGGTAGGAAAAGTTATCCACAAGACAAGCTCCCTTGCTTGTAGTATAATGGCACAATGCATAAATAGGCATATTAAGGTAGTGCCATTTGTGCGAGCACGCACATAA
- a CDS encoding heavy-metal-associated domain-containing protein yields MTKKVQFSIEGMHCGSCAAGIKMVLDNTGGVLNATADWDSKSGGVEYDDEKIKLEDILKVIEELGYKATPKS; encoded by the coding sequence ATGACCAAAAAAGTTCAATTTTCTATAGAAGGCATGCATTGCGGTTCATGTGCTGCAGGAATTAAAATGGTCTTGGACAATACAGGCGGAGTCTTAAACGCTACTGCAGACTGGGACAGCAAAAGTGGTGGGGTGGAGTATGATGATGAAAAAATCAAACTGGAGGATATTTTGAAGGTGATTGAGGAGCTTGGATATAAAGCAACTCCCAAAAGTTAA
- a CDS encoding thioredoxin family protein, with product MSKVIIQEVTSSGCSHCAVTKEVLENEIKPQFPDVEVEYIDMMTEQGQKMVQDYGIMSSPGVIVNGELFSMGGLDKNKLIEKIKSLN from the coding sequence ATGAGCAAAGTAATAATTCAAGAGGTTACCTCTTCTGGGTGCAGTCATTGTGCCGTTACAAAAGAAGTATTAGAAAACGAAATTAAACCGCAATTTCCCGATGTAGAGGTTGAATATATTGATATGATGACCGAGCAAGGCCAGAAAATGGTGCAGGACTACGGCATTATGTCCTCACCCGGGGTTATTGTGAATGGAGAGTTATTCTCGATGGGCGGCCTTGATAAAAACAAGCTCATCGAGAAAATTAAATCCCTCAACTGA
- a CDS encoding cold shock domain-containing protein, giving the protein MPEGTIARLTDRGFGFISVEGEEKDLFFHSNELKNVEFKDLREGDKVTFEIGESPKGPNATNVNRVEAEAQAEAA; this is encoded by the coding sequence ATGCCAGAAGGAACTATTGCTCGATTGACTGACCGAGGATTTGGATTCATTAGTGTTGAGGGAGAGGAAAAAGATCTTTTTTTCCACTCCAACGAACTCAAGAATGTAGAGTTCAAAGATCTTCGGGAAGGAGATAAAGTAACGTTTGAGATAGGAGAAAGTCCAAAGGGACCTAACGCCACCAACGTTAACCGAGTTGAAGCTGAAGCTCAAGCTGAAGCTGCATAA
- a CDS encoding ZIP family metal transporter has protein sequence MDPFFLTLLATFGIAALALSGSFLLFVKDHFLKRISLYLLAMAAGALLGTAFLHILPEVVDKGVPEQGFLILLGGFLFFYIGEKLLHLHHGPQGADEHSPRVLGVLSLSADAVHNFVDGIILAVAFLVDVRLGMVTAAAVALHEIPQEIAEFGVLLYAGFSKRRALFLNFLSATTVILGGVVGFLFQETFISFIPFVLLFAAGSFLYIGASDFVPEFKKERNPKRALALSFTFFSGIFLMWIFTFVE, from the coding sequence ATGGATCCATTTTTTCTTACGCTGCTTGCAACCTTTGGCATTGCTGCGCTTGCGCTTTCAGGGAGTTTTCTCTTGTTTGTAAAGGACCATTTCTTAAAGCGTATTTCGTTGTATCTTCTTGCTATGGCAGCCGGTGCCTTGCTGGGAACCGCATTCTTGCATATTCTTCCCGAAGTAGTAGATAAGGGAGTTCCGGAGCAGGGATTCTTGATTCTGCTTGGCGGATTTCTCTTTTTCTACATTGGTGAAAAGCTTCTCCATTTGCACCATGGGCCCCAAGGAGCAGACGAGCACAGTCCTCGTGTTCTGGGTGTGCTGAGCCTTTCGGCTGATGCCGTGCACAACTTTGTTGACGGTATTATCTTGGCCGTGGCCTTTTTGGTGGATGTAAGGCTTGGCATGGTGACGGCAGCTGCCGTTGCTCTGCATGAGATACCCCAAGAGATAGCCGAATTCGGGGTGCTCTTGTATGCCGGGTTCTCAAAGCGGCGGGCTCTATTCTTAAACTTTCTTTCTGCAACAACCGTTATCCTTGGAGGAGTTGTGGGATTTTTATTCCAAGAAACTTTCATCTCCTTTATTCCTTTTGTGCTGCTGTTTGCGGCAGGAAGCTTTTTATACATTGGAGCTTCAGACTTTGTGCCGGAGTTTAAGAAAGAGCGCAATCCAAAGAGAGCTCTTGCTCTTTCTTTCACCTTCTTTTCTGGAATCTTTTTAATGTGGATATTTACCTTTGTGGAGTAA
- a CDS encoding peptide chain release factor N(5)-glutamine methyltransferase translates to MNQRRFFKEARWLLQEKYQSKLTKAAKKDIARLKAGEPVDYLIGFVEFADCRIDLSLKPLIPRPETEHWTQKAIQDIRMSPKRNLSTHCLDVFSGSGCIGIAVLKHIPHVCVDFAENEKKFLQQIHLNLKKNRISKKRFRVFQSNIFSEVSLRYDYIFANPPYVAKSKKHSVHASVLRHEPREALFAGKDGLLYIRRFLKEAKTHLKPKGSIYLEFDSPQKKEIDKLLQRFDYSSWQFHKDQYGKWRFVVVEN, encoded by the coding sequence ATGAACCAAAGGAGATTTTTCAAGGAAGCAAGATGGTTGCTTCAAGAAAAGTATCAAAGCAAACTTACAAAAGCTGCAAAAAAAGATATTGCACGACTCAAAGCAGGGGAGCCGGTGGATTACCTTATTGGATTTGTAGAGTTTGCGGATTGCCGCATTGATCTTTCCTTAAAACCTCTCATTCCTCGCCCGGAAACAGAGCATTGGACCCAAAAAGCCATACAAGATATCCGCATGTCTCCTAAACGAAATTTAAGCACTCACTGTTTAGATGTATTTTCCGGATCAGGATGTATTGGCATTGCAGTTTTAAAGCACATTCCCCATGTTTGTGTTGACTTTGCAGAAAACGAGAAAAAGTTTTTACAGCAAATTCATCTTAATCTTAAAAAGAACAGAATTTCAAAGAAGCGCTTTCGAGTATTTCAGTCAAATATCTTTTCTGAAGTATCTTTGCGGTATGACTACATTTTTGCCAACCCACCATATGTCGCAAAATCAAAGAAACATAGTGTACATGCATCAGTTCTTAGGCACGAACCTCGTGAAGCTTTGTTTGCGGGGAAAGATGGGCTTTTGTACATCAGAAGGTTTTTGAAAGAAGCAAAAACACATCTCAAACCAAAGGGATCAATATACCTGGAGTTTGACTCTCCTCAGAAAAAAGAGATAGACAAACTTCTCCAGCGGTTTGACTATAGTTCTTGGCAATTCCATAAAGACCAATACGGGAAATGGCGTTTTGTCGTTGTGGAAAACTAA
- the truB gene encoding tRNA pseudouridine(55) synthase TruB, which produces MVLNINKPKGITSHDVVDEVRRQTGERRVGHAGTLDPFATGVLVVAVGREDTKKLTEITKNTKKEYVATLELGKTSTTGDPEGQISLVSLSYPHLSEIKDTLRSFVGEIKQTPPPYSAIKVKGVPAYKLARRGVNVVLPSRKVQIHEIGVLKYSPPSLKIRVVCSAGTYIRSLAKDIGETLGTGAYLTELERTRVGDFTIKDSISLEQLRLLKSRLGVDN; this is translated from the coding sequence ATGGTACTCAACATCAACAAGCCAAAAGGCATAACCTCCCACGACGTGGTGGATGAAGTCAGAAGACAAACAGGAGAAAGGCGGGTAGGGCATGCAGGTACCTTAGACCCCTTTGCAACAGGTGTTCTTGTTGTTGCCGTGGGAAGAGAGGATACCAAAAAACTCACTGAAATCACCAAAAACACCAAAAAAGAATATGTTGCTACCCTAGAACTTGGCAAAACCAGCACTACAGGCGACCCCGAAGGCCAAATATCCTTGGTCTCACTAAGTTATCCACACTTAAGCGAGATTAAGGATACGCTAAGGTCATTTGTGGGAGAGATAAAGCAGACTCCCCCGCCCTATTCTGCGATAAAGGTAAAAGGGGTTCCCGCGTACAAGCTTGCAAGAAGAGGCGTGAATGTGGTGCTCCCCAGTCGGAAAGTGCAGATTCACGAGATTGGGGTGCTCAAATATTCTCCGCCCTCGCTCAAGATTCGAGTTGTATGTTCCGCCGGCACATATATCCGCTCTTTAGCAAAAGACATTGGAGAAACATTGGGCACCGGCGCCTATCTCACCGAGCTTGAACGCACCCGTGTCGGAGATTTCACAATCAAAGATAGTATTTCTTTAGAACAACTTCGTCTGCTTAAATCTCGTTTAGGTGTGGATAACTAA
- a CDS encoding FAD-binding oxidoreductase has protein sequence MNLKEELKTVLKGEVEDSPDILQEYSRDASLFELKPRLVVFPRDTEDVKSLVRFTKEHPEENLSLTARAGGTDMTGGPLTQSIVVDMARHFNNILEIKNNRARVQPGVWYRDFEKKAAKQNLLLPCYPASKDICTLGGMVANNAGGEKTLRYGKTEDYVIELKIVLLDGEEHTVKPLSFQELKEKMAVEGFEGGFYQKIFKLVQEHKSLLASVKPKVSKNSAGYYLWNVWDGATFDLTKLFVGSQGTLGIITEITFTLVTPKKHSTLLVLFLYNFAPLAKLTQKLLKHKPESLESYDDHTLQFAIMHIPDFIKLLKGNIITLAFQFIPEFIMFLKGGLKLPKLVVLAEFTGDSEEEVYKKAAAAKKDLAGFKALMRITRSDKEELKYMTVRRQSFNLLRHHVKGKRTAPFIDDIIVPPETLPEFLPKLQYILAQHPKLVYTIVGHVGDGNFHIIPLMDLRKEENRILIPSLMEQVYKLVFEYGGSMTAEHNDGIIRTPFLEDMFGKEVVELFSKTKQVFDSQGIFNPGKKTKGDVDFALSHISLKNK, from the coding sequence ATGAATCTAAAAGAAGAACTCAAAACAGTACTCAAGGGTGAAGTGGAGGACTCGCCAGATATTCTCCAAGAGTACAGCAGAGATGCTTCTCTCTTTGAGCTAAAGCCCCGGTTAGTTGTATTTCCCAGAGATACAGAGGATGTAAAATCTTTGGTGAGGTTTACCAAAGAACATCCGGAGGAAAACTTGTCTTTAACCGCAAGAGCCGGGGGAACGGACATGACAGGAGGGCCTTTGACCCAAAGCATTGTGGTGGATATGGCGCGCCACTTTAACAACATTCTTGAGATTAAAAATAATAGAGCAAGGGTGCAGCCGGGGGTTTGGTACCGGGACTTTGAAAAGAAAGCTGCAAAGCAAAACCTTTTGCTTCCTTGCTATCCTGCTTCAAAGGACATTTGCACCTTAGGGGGCATGGTAGCGAATAATGCAGGAGGAGAAAAGACCTTGCGTTATGGCAAGACCGAAGATTACGTTATAGAGCTTAAGATAGTTCTTTTAGACGGAGAAGAACATACCGTAAAACCCCTCTCATTTCAGGAACTTAAAGAGAAGATGGCAGTTGAAGGATTTGAGGGAGGGTTTTACCAAAAGATATTTAAGCTGGTTCAAGAACACAAATCCCTTCTTGCATCGGTAAAACCCAAGGTTTCCAAAAACTCTGCCGGATACTACCTTTGGAATGTATGGGACGGAGCAACTTTTGACTTAACAAAACTCTTTGTTGGCTCTCAAGGCACGTTGGGGATTATTACTGAGATAACCTTTACATTGGTAACGCCAAAAAAGCATTCTACCCTGCTTGTACTCTTTTTGTATAATTTTGCACCGCTGGCAAAGCTTACACAAAAGCTTCTGAAACATAAGCCAGAGAGCCTGGAATCGTATGATGACCATACATTGCAATTTGCAATCATGCACATTCCGGATTTTATTAAGCTCTTGAAGGGGAACATCATCACCTTAGCTTTTCAGTTTATCCCCGAGTTTATCATGTTTTTGAAAGGAGGACTAAAACTTCCAAAACTGGTGGTGTTAGCTGAGTTTACCGGAGACTCAGAAGAAGAAGTCTACAAAAAAGCCGCAGCTGCAAAAAAGGATCTTGCTGGTTTCAAAGCGCTGATGAGAATTACACGTTCTGACAAAGAGGAATTAAAGTATATGACAGTGAGAAGGCAGAGCTTCAATCTGTTGCGACACCACGTGAAAGGCAAGCGCACCGCTCCCTTTATTGACGATATCATTGTTCCGCCAGAAACATTGCCTGAGTTTTTGCCAAAGCTTCAGTACATCCTGGCACAGCACCCAAAGCTCGTCTATACCATTGTGGGCCATGTAGGGGACGGCAACTTTCACATAATCCCCTTGATGGACTTAAGAAAGGAAGAGAACAGAATTCTTATTCCCTCTTTAATGGAGCAAGTGTACAAGTTGGTGTTTGAGTACGGGGGAAGCATGACTGCAGAACATAATGACGGCATTATTCGCACCCCCTTTTTAGAAGATATGTTTGGCAAAGAAGTGGTAGAGTTGTTTTCTAAAACCAAACAAGTGTTTGATTCTCAGGGTATCTTTAACCCGGGCAAAAAAACAAAAGGTGATGTGGATTTTGCCCTTTCGCACATAAGTCTCAAAAACAAGTAA
- a CDS encoding DUF4430 domain-containing protein produces MNKGTLFLLFSVVLLGGGVAGSAFLQGGTESIVPAPRTPEQLIPVILEVEGTMYKVSVKPGSNAYDAMVQAHETSDLSFEGTEFSGLGFFIEEINGLRQNPRVGKYWIYYINGKMAKVGISIYKVQTNDVISWKYEKEHE; encoded by the coding sequence ATGAACAAAGGAACGCTTTTCTTGCTTTTTTCCGTAGTTCTTTTAGGAGGTGGAGTTGCTGGCAGTGCTTTTCTGCAGGGTGGGACAGAGAGTATTGTCCCAGCCCCTAGGACACCAGAGCAACTCATCCCTGTCATCCTTGAGGTTGAAGGGACTATGTATAAAGTGAGCGTAAAACCTGGCAGCAATGCGTATGATGCCATGGTGCAAGCTCATGAAACCTCTGACCTGAGTTTTGAGGGCACTGAGTTTTCTGGACTAGGGTTTTTTATAGAAGAGATCAACGGATTACGGCAGAATCCCAGGGTTGGGAAGTACTGGATATATTACATAAACGGCAAGATGGCAAAGGTTGGAATATCAATATACAAAGTACAGACAAATGATGTTATCTCGTGGAAGTATGAAAAAGAACATGAATAA